CTATGACACCCAGTTTTTCATCAGGAGTAATCATAAAATTACCTGGATGGGGATCCGCGTGTACGGCCCTGAGCTCATGCTGCTGAAAATTATAGAAATCCCATAAAGCCTGCCCGATTTTATTCCGAAGTTCCTGTGATGGGTTTGTTTTTAAAAACTCTTTTAGGTGCATCCCTTCAATCCAGTCCATCGTAATGATTCGTTTTCCGGATAGCGCTGGATAGTATTTTGGAAACACAACATTGTTCAGGTGTCTGCAAGCTTCAGAGAATTTGATAGATCTCTTCACTTCGAGTTCATAATCTGTCTCTTCAAGTAGTCTTTCTTCTACTTCTTTGATATAGATATTAAGGTCTTTTTCATTCATCCCCAGTAATCTGAAAGCAAAGGGCTTTACCAGTTTCAGATCTGAAGAGATGCTGTCACCAACTCCTGGATATTGTATTTTAACAGCCAGGGTCGTTCCATTTAACTCTGCCTGATGTACCTGTCCGATCGAGGCGGCATTACTCGAATGAATGTTAAAATTATCATAGATCTGATCAGGAGTTTTTCCGAAATTTTTGCTGAAAGTTCTGACAATCAGCGGGCCGGAAAGAGGAGGTGCATTATATTGAGATTGTGTAAACTTGTCGACATAAGATTTGGGGAGTATGTTCTTGTCCATACTCAACATCTGTGCAATCTTTAAAGCACTGCCTTTAAGCTCACTGAGCGATTTATAAATGTCAGTTGCATTGTCTTCGTTTAGCTCGTCTCTACTCAGACCAGGATTGAATAGCTTTTTCGAATAATGTTTGATGTAATTTCCGCCGATCTGAATTCCTGTTTTTACAAATTTCGCTGATCTCTGTCCCTTTGTTACGGGAATGCTTTCCTGCTCTTTCATGAATATTAAAGCCCCATCTTTTCTTTGAATTTACCATTTCTGGAAAGAAATTTTCCGTAATCCAGCAGGTTGTCCAGTGGAGAGCGCTCAAAAAGGTCAAAGGTTACGTTGATGCCTTTTTCAATAGCCTCATCTGTTTTCTCGAATCCGGAGCTATCGTCATTTATCCAGAAATTCAGAATAAAACCAAACTGAATCCATACGGCATCTTTGTATCTTTTGCTCAAAAATTTACGGTCGGCAAGTTCTCCATTGTCTAGGCCTTCATTGATGATTTGTTCCGCGAAATTTTCAAAAATGGGTTTTACACCTGATAAAACATCTG
This region of Pedobacter steynii genomic DNA includes:
- a CDS encoding ABC1 kinase family protein, producing the protein MKEQESIPVTKGQRSAKFVKTGIQIGGNYIKHYSKKLFNPGLSRDELNEDNATDIYKSLSELKGSALKIAQMLSMDKNILPKSYVDKFTQSQYNAPPLSGPLIVRTFSKNFGKTPDQIYDNFNIHSSNAASIGQVHQAELNGTTLAVKIQYPGVGDSISSDLKLVKPFAFRLLGMNEKDLNIYIKEVEERLLEETDYELEVKRSIKFSEACRHLNNVVFPKYYPALSGKRIITMDWIEGMHLKEFLKTNPSQELRNKIGQALWDFYNFQQHELRAVHADPHPGNFMITPDEKLGVIDFGCIKEMPDDFYHPFFSLISTDVIKDKAKTIAAFRQLDMIHKDDTESQIEFYYKAYREMIELFARPYTSKTFDFSKPEFFEQLYAYAEKVATMPEFKQARGVKHFIYVNRTNFGLYTILQELKALVNTDSFQPHLQ